The following proteins come from a genomic window of Campylobacteraceae bacterium:
- the hppD gene encoding 4-hydroxyphenylpyruvate dioxygenase produces the protein MENLKNPLGLTGIEFTEFASADTQFMEDVFMDFGFSKTQKFVGKDILHFSQNKIHFLLNKEKAGFSAQFTKTHGPAISSMGWRVKNAQFAYDEAVRRGAKPANETDFPYPAIYGIGNSLIYFIEAYEGENTIWDKDFEALENPVVQKDKGFIEIDHLTNNVYQGTMEKWADFYKNVFGFTEVRYFDIKGVKTALISYALASPCGTFCIPINEGKGSKNNQIDEYLDMYDGPGVQHLAFRTNDLVASCDSLDASHIDTLDIIPEYYDTIWDRVPWVKEDRKRIQHHQILVDSQAKNTYLLQIFTKNLFGPIFIEMIQREDDKGFGEGNFTALFESIEREQEKRGVL, from the coding sequence ATGGAAAATTTAAAAAACCCATTAGGTTTAACTGGTATTGAGTTTACAGAGTTTGCATCTGCAGATACACAGTTTATGGAAGATGTGTTTATGGATTTTGGTTTTTCAAAAACACAAAAGTTCGTTGGTAAAGATATTCTACACTTTAGTCAAAATAAAATTCACTTTTTACTTAACAAAGAAAAGGCTGGTTTCTCAGCACAATTCACTAAAACACATGGTCCCGCAATCTCATCTATGGGTTGGCGCGTAAAAAATGCACAATTCGCATATGATGAAGCTGTAAGAAGAGGCGCTAAACCTGCTAATGAAACGGATTTTCCGTATCCTGCTATTTATGGTATTGGTAACAGTCTTATTTATTTTATTGAGGCTTACGAAGGTGAAAATACTATTTGGGATAAAGATTTTGAAGCCTTAGAGAATCCTGTTGTTCAAAAAGATAAGGGTTTTATCGAAATTGATCACTTAACCAATAATGTTTATCAAGGTACCATGGAAAAATGGGCTGATTTTTATAAAAATGTTTTTGGTTTCACTGAAGTTCGATATTTTGATATCAAAGGTGTAAAAACAGCACTCATTTCTTATGCACTTGCAAGTCCTTGTGGAACATTCTGTATTCCTATTAATGAAGGAAAAGGAAGCAAAAACAATCAAATTGATGAATATTTAGATATGTATGATGGTCCAGGTGTGCAGCATTTGGCATTTAGAACAAATGATTTAGTAGCTTCATGTGATTCTTTAGATGCTTCTCATATTGATACCCTTGATATTATTCCTGAGTACTACGATACTATTTGGGACAGAGTTCCTTGGGTTAAAGAAGATAGAAAAAGAATACAACATCACCAAATTTTAGTAGATTCACAAGCCAAAAACACCTACCTTTTACAAATATTTACCAAAAATCTTTTTGGTCCTATTTTTATTGAAATGATTCAAAGAGAAGACGATAAAGGGTTTGGAGAAGGTAACTTCACCGCTTTATTTGAATCTATTGAACGAGAACAAGAAAAACGTGGTGTTCTTTAA
- a CDS encoding flavin reductase family protein, producing the protein MEEFLSLNPKDEAPIDVYNYLVSAVAPRPIAFASTVSKKGEVNLSPFSFFNVISANPPMLIFSPVNRGKDASKKDTLLNIEETKEVVINIVNYDMVQQMSLSSADYPRGVNEFEKAGFTMLQSEKINPFRVKEAPVQFECIVKDIIHIAPNGGAGNLIICEIVKMHFNKNILTPKNRIDPYKIDLVARAGGNFYTRAQTGYFEIAKPFGALGIGFDNLPKEIINSKILSGNDLGKLASVEVLPNEEEIKDFKNNIKSDINSHELAKAYLEKDEIMKAWLVLL; encoded by the coding sequence ATGGAAGAATTTTTAAGCCTAAATCCAAAAGATGAAGCACCTATTGATGTGTATAATTATTTAGTAAGCGCAGTAGCTCCTAGACCTATTGCTTTTGCTAGTACTGTATCTAAAAAAGGAGAAGTAAATCTCTCCCCTTTTAGTTTTTTTAATGTCATTTCTGCCAATCCTCCTATGTTAATCTTTTCTCCTGTAAACAGAGGAAAAGATGCTTCTAAAAAAGATACTTTACTTAATATAGAAGAAACAAAAGAAGTTGTAATTAATATAGTTAATTATGACATGGTGCAACAAATGTCTTTAAGCAGTGCGGATTATCCAAGGGGCGTAAATGAGTTTGAAAAAGCAGGTTTTACTATGCTTCAATCAGAAAAAATAAACCCCTTTAGAGTAAAAGAAGCACCTGTTCAATTTGAATGTATAGTAAAAGATATTATTCATATAGCTCCTAATGGAGGCGCTGGTAATCTTATTATTTGTGAAATTGTAAAAATGCACTTTAATAAAAACATTTTAACGCCTAAAAATAGAATAGACCCTTATAAAATAGATTTAGTAGCACGCGCTGGGGGTAATTTTTACACAAGAGCACAAACAGGATACTTTGAAATAGCAAAACCCTTTGGAGCTTTAGGTATTGGTTTTGATAATCTTCCAAAAGAGATAATAAACAGCAAAATTTTAAGTGGAAATGATTTAGGAAAACTAGCAAGTGTAGAAGTTTTACCAAATGAAGAAGAAATAAAAGACTTTAAAAATAATATTAAAAGTGATATAAATAGCCATGAATTAGCAAAAGCCTATTTAGAAAAAGATGAAATAATGAAAGCTTGGCTGGTTTTATTATAA
- a CDS encoding VOC family protein, with the protein MKIKKIHHVAYRCSDAKNTVLWYKEHFNMDFVLAIAENEVPSTKQPDPYMHIFLDAGAGNILAFFEIPTYDAPIKDPNTPDWVQHIAFEIESYAELVETKDKWVKAGLDVVGPTNHGLFKSIYVFDPDGHRLELSVNVGSKEEAALAMKKMDEVKWAMLEEWSVTKRAPEHAKWLHKDEFESK; encoded by the coding sequence ATGAAAATCAAAAAGATACATCATGTTGCTTATCGTTGTAGTGATGCGAAAAATACGGTTTTATGGTACAAAGAACATTTTAATATGGATTTCGTTTTAGCAATAGCTGAAAACGAAGTTCCATCTACGAAACAACCAGATCCTTATATGCATATCTTTTTAGATGCAGGAGCAGGTAATATTTTGGCATTTTTTGAAATACCAACCTATGATGCTCCCATTAAAGATCCAAATACCCCTGATTGGGTACAGCATATTGCTTTTGAAATTGAATCTTATGCAGAATTAGTTGAAACAAAAGATAAATGGGTAAAAGCAGGTCTTGATGTTGTTGGGCCTACGAATCATGGTTTGTTTAAATCTATTTATGTGTTTGATCCAGATGGTCACCGTTTGGAATTAAGTGTAAATGTAGGAAGTAAAGAAGAAGCTGCTTTGGCTATGAAAAAAATGGATGAAGTTAAATGGGCTATGTTAGAAGAATGGTCTGTAACTAAAAGAGCACCAGAACACGCAAAATGGTTGCATAAAGATGAGTTTGAAAGTAAATAA
- a CDS encoding fumarylacetoacetate hydrolase family protein encodes MKLASLKNNTRDGLLVLVNKTLTSYVEVKDIARTLQEALDSWEKVKPLLEKVYKQLNNNELLESKVFKQEDCESPLPRAYAWLDGSAYVNHVELTRKARGASIPSSFYEDPLMYQGGSDTFLGPRENICLESESYGIDFEAEVAVITNDVPMSCTQEEASSHIILLMLINDVSLRNLIPEELAKGIGFIQSKSSCSFSPVCVTPDELGEAWSDDKVALSIDVFYNEALFGNPLCNVDMTFSFSKLVSHAAKTRHLSAGTIIGSGTVSNKLNGKEGKSIEEGGRGYSCIAEKRMVEKIQTGNIKSEFMKFNDSIKISMNDGEGKSIFGEIKQSVTQYIK; translated from the coding sequence ATGAAATTAGCCAGCTTAAAAAACAATACAAGAGATGGACTTTTAGTTCTCGTTAATAAAACTTTGACTTCTTATGTTGAAGTTAAAGATATAGCAAGAACTTTACAAGAAGCATTAGATTCTTGGGAAAAAGTTAAACCTCTTTTAGAAAAAGTGTATAAACAATTAAATAATAATGAGTTATTAGAATCCAAGGTTTTTAAACAAGAGGATTGTGAATCTCCCCTTCCTAGAGCTTATGCTTGGTTGGATGGTTCTGCTTATGTAAATCATGTTGAATTAACCAGAAAAGCAAGAGGAGCTAGTATTCCTAGCTCTTTTTATGAAGACCCTTTGATGTATCAAGGGGGTTCTGATACTTTTTTAGGCCCAAGAGAAAATATTTGTTTAGAAAGCGAATCTTATGGTATTGATTTTGAAGCAGAAGTGGCAGTTATTACCAATGATGTACCTATGTCTTGTACACAAGAAGAAGCTTCTTCACATATTATATTATTGATGTTAATTAATGATGTAAGTTTACGTAATTTAATTCCAGAAGAATTAGCAAAAGGTATTGGTTTTATTCAATCCAAATCTTCTTGTTCTTTTTCTCCTGTTTGTGTAACTCCTGATGAATTAGGTGAGGCTTGGAGTGATGATAAAGTAGCGTTGAGTATTGATGTTTTTTACAATGAAGCTTTATTTGGAAATCCCTTGTGTAATGTAGATATGACTTTTTCATTCTCAAAACTTGTTTCTCATGCTGCTAAAACAAGACACTTAAGTGCTGGAACTATTATTGGTTCTGGAACGGTTTCTAATAAGTTAAATGGTAAAGAAGGCAAAAGTATAGAAGAGGGTGGAAGAGGTTATTCCTGTATCGCAGAAAAACGTATGGTTGAAAAGATTCAAACAGGAAATATTAAAAGTGAATTTATGAAGTTTAATGACAGCATTAAAATTTCAATGAATGATGGTGAGGGAAAAAGTATTTTTGGAGAAATAAAACAAAGTGTAACACAGTATATAAAGTAG